One Hydrogenimonas thermophila genomic window, GTTTAAATGACAATCTATTTGATTGAGCTATCTCATTGAAAAAGTCTATACGTTGACGAATAAATGGCTCAGGATCTATTGGTTCTTTTTCATATTCTATACGATGATATCTTAAAAGATAACTTAAATCACCGTAAAGGTTGTGGATCATTTTGGCTGCTGCTTCAATCTTTTGTATGTAACGATTATCTTTCTCATACATTTTCAATAGGTCAATTTGCGCCATTATGATGGCTAGAGGTGTGTTTATTTCATGAATAGAGGTTTTTATAAAAGCATCTTGGGCTTTTACAAGTTGTTCACTATACTCCTTTTGTTGTTGAAGTTTTGCTGTTTTTTTACGTACTTTTTCTTCAAGTGACAAATTAAGCTGAATTAATTCACGATTTCGTTGATGTATGGTTTCAACCATATGGTTAACATAACTTGCTAGGGGAATAAACTCTTTAATCTTTATTCTATGTTTATTAATAACATTATAACGAGTGGCTGCAGCATTAAAAAACTCACTGAAAGTTTTGATCTCATCTTGAATAATTTTATTAATTAGTTTAATACCTGCAAATGCAAAACCAAAAAGTATGGCAGAAAGGGTTAAAATCTCCATAACATATTTTATTAGGCGGTTCTTCATCTCTTCTTCTTTTTCTAGAACCATATTTTCAAGCTCTCCCATGTAAACTCCTGTACCTACCAGCCAGTTCCATGGTTTAAAAATTTCAGCATAAGATATTTTAGGAGAAAACTGTTTTGTAGAAGGCTCTTCCCATTGGTAATATAGGTATCCACCACCATTTTTTGCTTTTTGTATAAGTTCTTTAAGTATGGGAATTCCTGTTGGATCGGTAATTTTCAACATATTTTTCCCTTTAATTTCAGGTCGGTTAGGATCAAATACATTGTAGCCATCTATTGTATATATGAAAATATATCTATTTGCTGGAAGATCTGTATAGAGCTGATTTATAGCATCAATAATATGTTGCTGTAACTTTTCTTTATCTAATGTATCTCGATAATTTTTATATTCATAAGTAATAAATTTTATAACTCTTTTTGTTTGATTTTTGATCTCTTCTTTCTTTTTTTTGAGATAATGGATTTTTAATTGTGTAACTTCAGTATTGAAATCTTTATACTCTTCATAAACTACTAAAGCAGTAAAAAGAAGGGCTAATAATAGCAGTGTAATTATTCCAATAATATTTATATTATTAATACTTAAAATATGTTTCATATTCGACATAAATATTACTTTTTATGTTTATTTTTGTTGTTAGAGTTTGATTGCTTACCCTAAAAGCTTAAATTATACATCAAAAAACCGATATTTTAATAAGAGTAACAGTTTTTAAAAGTATAATTCAAGGTTCAACACATAAATGTGAAAATGATAATTTAAATAGGGCAGAAAAGGTAGTGGATGAGTAATTTGACGAAAAGTGAACGTGAGGGTCTTAACGATCTCTTCTGTTACCTTGAAGTATCAAATTTTCCTATACATAAACGTATTCTGCTTAAAATTAATCGTTTATTAATCTTTATAAAACTTTATATTATCCGCTAATCAAGTAAAATATCAGCTATCTGATATATTTTCTATGATACTCTACATTCTAATCTTCATTTTAAATAGTTGAAATAAAATATAAATCAAGGAAGTAATATGTTTGGAAAAAAATTAAAGACATACGATTATGATCAAGATACACTGAATCAGTTTCAGTATGCAAAAATCAAAACAAACAAAGGTGATATTTGGCTTAAACTATATGTAGATGAGGTGCCAAATACTGTTGCTAATTTTGCTACACTTGCAAAAGATGGATTTTATGATAATCTAAAATTTCACCGTGTAATTAAAGGTTTTATGGCTCAAGGCGGTTGTCCTCACAGTGGTCCTGGAGGAAATCCAGCTAGAGTTGGTACAGGTGGTCCTGATTGGGCAATAGCTTGTGAAACTGAAAAAAATACCCATAAGCATGTAAAAGGAACAATTTCAATGGCTCATGCTGGTAAAGATACAGGTGGAAGCCAGTTTTTTATCTGCTTTGTGCCTTGTCCACATCTTGATGGTGTACATACTGTTTTTGGAGGTATTGAAGATAGCGATGCTGACAGTATGCTTGTTCTTGATTCCATCAACCAAAATGACATAATTGAAACAATAGAGATTCACGCTTCAAGATAATTAAATGGCATACGCATAGTCGTATGCTGTTTTAAAGAACTACTCCCCTCACTTAGGACAGGACATAACAATGTTTGGTTTTTATAGAGTTGCAGCCGCAGTACCAAAAGTCAGAGTAACTGATGTAAGTTTCAATATTGAACATATTATTGATTTATGGAAAATTGCTGCAAAAAATCAAAGTGCAGTCATACTTTTCCCAGAGCTTTCTGTTAGCAGTTACAGTTGTGCTGATCTTTTTTATCAAGAGACTTTGCATAGTGCAGTTGATGTTGGTTTATCCAAGCTTTTGGATGAATCAATCCATTTAGATACTGTTGCCATTGTCGGAGCACCTCTTTGGCATAAAAATCGTCTTTACAATTGTGCTGTAGTTATACAAAAGGGTCAAATTTTAGGTGTTGTGCCCAAAATTTTTGTGCCTGAGCATAAAGAGTATTATGAAAAGCGTTGGTTTTCTAGTGGAAAAGATGTGAAGAATGAGATGATCGAGGTTGCAGGTCAATCTGTGCCATTTGGTGTAGATCTGCTCTTTAAAAGAAATAGTGAGCTAATATTTGGCATAGAGGTTTGCGAAGATTTATGGAGCGTTGTACC contains:
- a CDS encoding peptidylprolyl isomerase produces the protein MFGKKLKTYDYDQDTLNQFQYAKIKTNKGDIWLKLYVDEVPNTVANFATLAKDGFYDNLKFHRVIKGFMAQGGCPHSGPGGNPARVGTGGPDWAIACETEKNTHKHVKGTISMAHAGKDTGGSQFFICFVPCPHLDGVHTVFGGIEDSDADSMLVLDSINQNDIIETIEIHASR
- a CDS encoding cache domain-containing protein, giving the protein MSNMKHILSINNINIIGIITLLLLALLFTALVVYEEYKDFNTEVTQLKIHYLKKKKEEIKNQTKRVIKFITYEYKNYRDTLDKEKLQQHIIDAINQLYTDLPANRYIFIYTIDGYNVFDPNRPEIKGKNMLKITDPTGIPILKELIQKAKNGGGYLYYQWEEPSTKQFSPKISYAEIFKPWNWLVGTGVYMGELENMVLEKEEEMKNRLIKYVMEILTLSAILFGFAFAGIKLINKIIQDEIKTFSEFFNAAATRYNVINKHRIKIKEFIPLASYVNHMVETIHQRNRELIQLNLSLEEKVRKKTAKLQQQKEYSEQLVKAQDAFIKTSIHEINTPLAIIMAQIDLLKMYEKDNRYIQKIEAAAKMIHNLYGDLSYLLRYHRIEYEKEPIDPEPFIRQRIDFFNEIAQSNRLSFKLILQKSEKVWLNIEEFTRLVDNNLSNAIKYALPGSEIVVRLCNEKDEIRLSFSNKAKEITNIEKLFEPFYQDSEHENGFGLGLYIVKRICERNMIGVTLQHNENVVTFTYIISKWKSNENPTA